AAGCGGTCCACCGCCAGCGGCGCGATGTCGAACGTGGGGCGGTCGCCTGCGATGAGCTCCGCGACGGCGAGGCCGACGGCGGGCGCCAGCATGAGGCCGTGGCCACTGAAGCCCGCCGCGACCACGAAGCCGGGAAGCGACGGGTGCTCGCCGAGCAGCGCGTTGTGGTCGTGCGTCATCTCGTACAACCCGGCCCACGCCTCCGCCACCGACCGCACCCGCGCTACCGGGTAGCGGCTCCGGAGCGTCTGGAGCATATCGTCGAGCCGGCCTTCGTCGCAGGCAAAGTTCTCGCCCGGCGGCTCGGATGGGCGCGAGCGGCCGATCACCAGGCGGTCCGGCGCGCCGGGGGAGCGCGCGTCGTCCAGCCGCCAGTGCGTCCCGTCCAGGTCGAAGATCATGGGGATGGACGACGGCAGCCCCTCCTCCAGATCCAGCCGAAAGAGGTGCTGCCGGACCGGGGTGACTGGGACCTCCACCCCCGCCGCACGCCCCACCGAAGCGGCCCAGGCGCCGGCCGCGTTCACCACGACGGGCGCCTCGATGCGCCGCTCGCCCCCGGCCGTCTTCAGCCTCACCCCAGAGACCCGCCCGCCGCTCCGCTCCACCTCCACCACCTCGCCGTGCACGTACTCGGCGCCGGCGTGCTCCGCCAGCGCGCGGAGGCCGGCCAGCACCTCGCGCGGATCGAGGTAGCCGTCCTCCGGTCCGAAGATGCCGAGCACGATGTCGTCCACCCGCAGCCCCGGCACCTCGGCGCGGATGCGGTCCGGCGTCCACAGCTCGCACGCTGCGCCACTCTCGCGCTGCGCCTTGAATCGCCGCTCCATCCCGGGCGCGCCCTCCGCGTCGGCCAGAAAGAGGTAGCCGCGCTCGCGGAACCAGGCGCGCGTCGGGCGTGGCGTGGCGGCGGTGAGCTCGTCGAAGCGCCTGTAGAAGCCGACGCTGTGCCGCGCCAGCGCGACGTTGAGCGGCGATCCGTACTGCTGGCGTATCCCCCCCGTCGCCAGGCGCGACGACGCGCGAGTGTAGGCCGGATCGCGCTCGGCCACCACCACGCGCGCGCCGCCGAGCCGCTCCCGCAGGTGCAGCGCGATGCTGGAGCCGATCACGCCACCCCCCACGACCACTACCGCCGCGGCGTCACTCATCCGCACCTCCCGCGCGGGACCGGCGTCATCCCCCGGCCCCGCGGGTGGCGAGGCTCACGACGATGAGCCCGAGCTCCGCGTGCTCTTCTTCGCGCCACCAGACGTCTTCTTCGCCGCGCCCGAAGTGCTCTTCCTGGCACCGGACGAGCTCTTCTTCGCGCTGTCCGAACTGCTCTTCTTGGCCGCGCCGGACGTGCTCTTCCTGGCGCCGCTGCTCTTCTTCGCCGCGCCCGTGCCGCCGCCGGAGGCGGAGCGCTTGCGGGGGGCCTTCCTGGCGCCGGCTTCCCTGCGCGCGGCCACGGTCGCCCGCGTGGAGGCCACCAGCCGCTCGACCGCTTCCAGTCCGAGCGCGGCGCCGCCGTGGAGCCGCTCCATCACCTGCTCCACGCGGCCGAGGACGGTGGTGTCGCCCGCGCCGAGCTTCTCCAGCGAGTCGACGGCCCACTTGTAGTGCTTGGCCTCGTCCTCGGCGCCGCGGCGGATCACCTCGCGCACCTCGGGCGGAAAGCGGCGGCCGGCGGCGCGGGCGTACTTGTTGGCGCTCTCCCACTCGTTGGTGCGGAAGGCCAGGAGCACCGCGCGGTCGCCGCCCGCCGCGCCGAGGGCCTGCACCGCCAGCTTCAGCATCCCGGTGGAGAGGTGCGGCGCCGTCACCGGCGTTCCGCCGCGCGCCGTCACCAGCTCGCCAATCTCGGCGACGTGCCGCTGGTGGTCGCGCTTGAACTGGCGGAGCTTGCGCTTGAGCGTCTCCGTGGACACCGCGTCGATCGCCACCTGGTACGAGGCAACCGCGTCGTGGTCGAGCTGGAGCAGGTCATTGAGCGCGGCCATCAGCGCCGCATCGTTCTTCGCCATCGTCTCTCCTCGATCGGGGTGGTGTCCACTGTGGTCACTCCCGGCACTGCAAACCCGTGGCCGGTGGCGCGGACGCGGGTCTCCGCGTCGAAACAGCGGAGGGCAAGTGCGGAAGTGCGGAAGCGCGTTGGAGACCCGTGGTCATCCCCCACATTCTGTCATCCTGAACCTTTTCCGTTCAATCATCGCTCCGCAGCTTCACCAG
The nucleotide sequence above comes from Longimicrobium sp.. Encoded proteins:
- a CDS encoding FAD-binding oxidoreductase; this encodes MSDAAAVVVVGGGVIGSSIALHLRERLGGARVVVAERDPAYTRASSRLATGGIRQQYGSPLNVALARHSVGFYRRFDELTAATPRPTRAWFRERGYLFLADAEGAPGMERRFKAQRESGAACELWTPDRIRAEVPGLRVDDIVLGIFGPEDGYLDPREVLAGLRALAEHAGAEYVHGEVVEVERSGGRVSGVRLKTAGGERRIEAPVVVNAAGAWAASVGRAAGVEVPVTPVRQHLFRLDLEEGLPSSIPMIFDLDGTHWRLDDARSPGAPDRLVIGRSRPSEPPGENFACDEGRLDDMLQTLRSRYPVARVRSVAEAWAGLYEMTHDHNALLGEHPSLPGFVVAAGFSGHGLMLAPAVGLAVAELIAGDRPTFDIAPLAVDRFERGELFLDGALI
- a CDS encoding ferritin-like domain-containing protein; its protein translation is MAKNDAALMAALNDLLQLDHDAVASYQVAIDAVSTETLKRKLRQFKRDHQRHVAEIGELVTARGGTPVTAPHLSTGMLKLAVQALGAAGGDRAVLLAFRTNEWESANKYARAAGRRFPPEVREVIRRGAEDEAKHYKWAVDSLEKLGAGDTTVLGRVEQVMERLHGGAALGLEAVERLVASTRATVAARREAGARKAPRKRSASGGGTGAAKKSSGARKSTSGAAKKSSSDSAKKSSSGARKSTSGAAKKTSGGAKKSTRSSGSSS